In Massilia antarctica, the following are encoded in one genomic region:
- the bioD gene encoding dethiobiotin synthase produces the protein MSLNDPIVPVVTEPAPGAEPVLVAEPQPSLAAEGLPSRFCCFVTGTDTEIGKTLVSAAILHALVAGGVRACGMKPVAAGAAMRDGELHNDDADMLVAESSVHLPVNITTPYMLREACAPHIAARLEGVTIEPVPIIAAYAEIAAASDAVVVEGVGGFRVPFSDHFDSAQLAEQLNLPVILVVGLRLGCISHALLTAEAIIARGLVLAGWVVNEIDPDMRFADDNVEALAERIPARLLGRIPYLDQPTPAEAAKFIDLAGLPGWPSARD, from the coding sequence ATGAGCCTCAATGATCCCATCGTACCCGTGGTGACCGAACCGGCGCCGGGCGCCGAACCGGTGTTGGTGGCCGAACCGCAGCCGTCGCTGGCGGCCGAAGGCCTGCCATCGCGCTTTTGCTGTTTTGTCACCGGCACCGACACCGAAATCGGCAAGACCCTGGTGTCGGCCGCGATCCTCCACGCACTGGTGGCCGGTGGCGTGCGCGCCTGCGGCATGAAGCCGGTGGCCGCCGGCGCCGCCATGCGCGACGGCGAACTGCATAACGACGACGCCGACATGCTGGTCGCCGAAAGCAGCGTGCACCTGCCGGTCAACATCACCACTCCCTACATGCTGCGCGAAGCCTGCGCACCGCACATCGCCGCCCGGCTCGAAGGCGTGACCATCGAACCGGTGCCGATCATCGCCGCCTATGCCGAAATCGCGGCCGCCTCGGATGCCGTGGTGGTCGAGGGCGTGGGCGGTTTCCGGGTGCCGTTCTCGGACCATTTCGACAGCGCCCAGCTGGCCGAACAACTCAACCTGCCGGTGATCCTGGTGGTGGGTCTGCGCCTTGGCTGCATCAGCCACGCGCTGCTGACGGCCGAAGCGATTATCGCGCGCGGCCTGGTGCTGGCCGGCTGGGTGGTCAACGAAATCGATCCGGACATGCGCTTCGCCGACGACAATGTCGAAGCGCTGGCCGAGCGCATCCCGGCGCGCCTCTTGGGGCGCATCCCGTACCTGGACCAGCCGACTCCTGCCGAAGCGGCCAAATTTATTGATCTCGCGGGGCTGCCTGGCTGGCCGTCCGCGCGCGACTGA
- the bioB gene encoding biotin synthase BioB, translating to MSQTQAVSFHPPAAAITLPEAATWPLADVLALFELPFNDLMFQAQTVHRKQFPAGDVELATLLSIKTGGCEEDCSYCPQAARYDTGVEAKKILGIETVLDAARQAKANGATRFCMGAAWRSPKERDMEKVEEMVREVKALGLETCATLGMLEEGQADRLKEAGLDYYNHNLDTAPEFYSNVISTREYQDRLDTLGRVRSAGLKVCCGGIVGMGESRLQRAGLIAQLANLNPYPESVPVNHLVQVEGTPLHGLDPLDPFEFVRTIAVARITMPQARVRLSAGRRQMGEAVQAMCFLAGANSIFYGDKLLTTDNPEAEDDRVLLAKLGLVTRASTLESAPKASCGG from the coding sequence ATGTCCCAAACCCAAGCTGTCTCTTTCCACCCGCCTGCGGCCGCGATCACCCTGCCGGAAGCGGCCACCTGGCCGCTGGCGGACGTGCTGGCCCTCTTCGAGCTGCCGTTCAATGACCTGATGTTCCAGGCCCAGACGGTGCACCGCAAGCAGTTCCCGGCCGGCGACGTCGAACTGGCCACCTTGTTGTCGATCAAGACCGGCGGCTGCGAGGAAGACTGCAGCTACTGCCCGCAGGCGGCGCGCTACGACACCGGCGTCGAAGCCAAGAAGATCCTCGGCATCGAGACGGTGCTCGACGCGGCGCGCCAGGCCAAGGCCAACGGCGCCACCCGTTTCTGCATGGGTGCCGCCTGGCGCAGCCCGAAAGAGCGCGACATGGAAAAGGTCGAAGAGATGGTGCGTGAAGTCAAGGCACTGGGCCTGGAAACCTGCGCCACCCTCGGCATGCTCGAAGAAGGCCAGGCCGACCGCCTGAAAGAAGCGGGCCTGGACTACTACAACCACAACCTGGACACGGCGCCTGAGTTCTACAGCAACGTGATCTCGACCCGAGAATACCAGGACCGCCTGGACACCCTGGGCCGCGTGCGTAGCGCCGGCCTGAAGGTCTGCTGCGGCGGCATCGTCGGCATGGGCGAATCGCGCCTGCAGCGCGCTGGTTTGATCGCGCAATTGGCGAACCTGAATCCCTATCCGGAATCGGTGCCGGTCAACCACCTGGTGCAGGTCGAAGGCACGCCGCTGCACGGCCTGGACCCGCTCGACCCGTTCGAATTCGTGCGCACCATCGCCGTGGCCCGCATCACCATGCCGCAGGCGCGCGTGCGCTTGTCGGCGGGCCGCCGCCAGATGGGCGAAGCGGTACAGGCGATGTGCTTCCTGGCCGGCGCCAATTCGATTTTCTACGGCGACAAGCTGCTCACCACCGATAACCCGGAAGCCGAAGACGACCGCGTGCTGCTGGCCAAACTGGGCCTGGTGACGCGCGCTTCGACCCTGGAATCGGCGCCCAAGGCCAGCTGCGGCGGCTGA
- a CDS encoding acetyl/propionyl/methylcrotonyl-CoA carboxylase subunit alpha, producing MFTKILIANRGEIACRVAATARRMGIRTVAVYSEADANAKHVAVCDEAVLIGPAAAKESYLCGDKIIAVALATGAEAIHPGYGFLSENAEFADACAEVGLVFIGPPGSAMRAMGSKSAAKTLMEKANVPLVPGYHGDEQDPDFLQKQGDRIGYPVLLKASAGGGGKGMRVIEKSEDFKAALASCKREAISSFGDDKVLAEKYLLRPRHIEIQVFADTHGNCVYLHERDCSVQRRHQKVLEEAPAPGMSPERRAAMGEAAVAAARAVGYVGAGTVEFIANQDGSFYFMEMNTRLQVEHPVTEMITGTDLVEWQLRVANGQPLPKKQAELGIHGHAIEARVYAENPEKGFLPSIGTLRHMDTPAAVSFELGGTPGGSPAAVRIDSGVREGDAISPYYDPMIAKLIVWGADRTQALARMSQALAEFQIVGLATNIAFLKRLVEGAAFATADLDTGLIERNADILFPPPKAAPVGALALAAVALTGAEKQASIEQSHNGADPWGNALGWRLNSAYQRQLSFTDEYSAAKESKAYKVGLTYRPHGWDLSVNGIDAELALTAQDGAELSIKLGATSIHGAVRRDGDTFHVFTGGRHFVLVYNDPMAHAGEAEAAGGRLTAPMPGKVVAVIATKGQQVKKGDPLVIMEAMKMEHTIGAPSDGLVEEILYQVGDQVADGAPLLAFKAT from the coding sequence ATGTTCACAAAAATCCTCATCGCCAACCGTGGCGAAATCGCTTGCCGTGTCGCCGCTACCGCGCGCCGCATGGGCATCAGGACTGTCGCCGTGTACTCCGAGGCGGACGCGAACGCCAAGCATGTCGCGGTATGCGATGAAGCTGTGCTGATCGGCCCCGCCGCCGCCAAGGAAAGTTATCTGTGCGGCGACAAGATCATCGCCGTGGCGCTGGCCACCGGCGCCGAGGCGATTCACCCCGGCTACGGTTTCTTGTCCGAGAACGCGGAATTCGCCGATGCCTGCGCCGAAGTAGGCCTGGTGTTCATTGGCCCGCCGGGCTCCGCCATGCGTGCGATGGGTTCCAAGTCGGCTGCCAAGACGCTGATGGAAAAGGCCAATGTGCCGCTGGTGCCGGGTTATCACGGCGACGAGCAGGACCCGGACTTTTTGCAGAAGCAGGGCGACCGCATCGGCTACCCGGTGTTGTTGAAAGCCAGTGCCGGCGGTGGCGGCAAGGGCATGCGCGTGATCGAAAAATCGGAAGACTTCAAGGCGGCGCTGGCCTCGTGCAAGCGCGAGGCGATCAGCTCCTTCGGCGACGACAAGGTGCTCGCCGAAAAATACCTGCTGCGTCCGCGCCACATCGAAATCCAGGTCTTCGCCGACACCCACGGCAATTGCGTCTACCTGCACGAGCGCGATTGCTCGGTGCAGCGGCGCCACCAGAAGGTGCTGGAAGAAGCGCCGGCGCCGGGCATGTCGCCTGAACGCCGCGCCGCCATGGGCGAGGCCGCGGTGGCCGCCGCGCGCGCGGTCGGTTACGTGGGTGCGGGCACGGTGGAGTTCATCGCCAACCAGGATGGCTCGTTCTATTTCATGGAAATGAACACGCGCCTGCAGGTCGAGCATCCCGTCACCGAAATGATCACCGGGACCGACCTGGTGGAGTGGCAGCTGCGCGTGGCCAACGGCCAGCCGCTGCCGAAAAAACAGGCCGAACTTGGCATCCATGGCCACGCAATCGAGGCGCGCGTCTACGCGGAGAACCCTGAAAAGGGCTTCCTGCCGTCGATCGGCACCTTGCGCCATATGGATACGCCGGCTGCCGTGAGTTTTGAACTCGGTGGCACGCCGGGCGGTTCGCCGGCGGCGGTGCGCATCGATTCGGGCGTGCGCGAAGGCGATGCCATTTCGCCGTATTACGATCCGATGATCGCCAAGCTGATTGTCTGGGGCGCCGACCGCACGCAAGCGCTGGCGCGCATGTCGCAGGCGCTGGCCGAGTTCCAGATCGTCGGCCTGGCCACGAATATCGCCTTCCTCAAGCGCCTGGTCGAAGGGGCCGCCTTCGCGACGGCCGACCTGGACACGGGCCTGATCGAACGCAATGCCGATATCTTGTTCCCGCCGCCGAAAGCGGCTCCCGTCGGCGCGCTGGCGCTGGCCGCGGTGGCCTTGACCGGCGCCGAGAAGCAGGCATCCATCGAACAATCGCACAACGGCGCCGACCCGTGGGGCAATGCGCTCGGCTGGCGCCTGAACAGCGCCTACCAGCGCCAGCTCTCGTTTACCGACGAGTATTCGGCGGCGAAGGAAAGCAAGGCGTACAAGGTCGGCCTGACCTACCGCCCGCACGGGTGGGATTTGTCGGTCAACGGCATCGACGCCGAGCTGGCGCTCACCGCGCAGGATGGTGCCGAGCTGTCGATCAAGCTCGGTGCGACCTCGATCCACGGCGCCGTGCGGCGTGACGGCGACACCTTCCACGTGTTCACGGGCGGGCGCCACTTTGTGCTGGTCTATAACGACCCGATGGCGCACGCCGGCGAAGCCGAAGCGGCAGGCGGGCGCCTGACCGCGCCGATGCCGGGCAAAGTAGTGGCGGTGATCGCCACCAAAGGACAGCAAGTCAAGAAGGGCGACCCGCTCGTCATCATGGAAGCGATGAAGATGGAACATACCATCG